The following DNA comes from Leishmania braziliensis MHOM/BR/75/M2904 complete genome, chromosome 13.
ctcctcctcggcccGCAGTGCAGCCTCGTCCTTAGCATTTTCGGTCACACGAGTCCGCAGCTTCTGCGATTTGGTCAGTGCGGCGCGCCTGTGCGCCTCGTTGTAGGCGCCGTTCTCAACATCTCGTGCCCGacgctgcgcttcttcttccagCTGctcggcgcgctcctcggcggCCTCTTGATCGACGCGCTTGCGGTCCTGCAGCTGAGCCGCCCGCTCCTCTCGTCGTTGATTGATTTGGTAGAGTACAATTTCTAAATTGGCGTTCTTTTCTTCCATGTTGCGTTGGCGTGTTTCGAGCTTCTTGTGCAGCTTCTCGGCCTGATCGCcccacagctgcagctggcacTCGCGCTGAAAGTTCGCGtcttgctcctcctcctcgcgcttGAGCATTTGCTTGTAGGCGACCTGCTCCTCGCGACCCTTGAGTGCTTCGTGAAGCATTTTCATCGAGCGCAGATGGCGTCCGCGCGGGTCTTCCTTGAGCGCTTCCAGTTCTTGGCGCGCAATGATAGCTTTGTGCTCCTCCTTGAGTTGTTCGGCGTAGAGCTCGTCCAGCACTCTCTGACGAGCCTCTGTGGCATCCTTGGCGTCTTGCTGCGCCTGGAGAAATCGATCATGGCGTGCCTCGATCGTGTTGGGCCAGCCAGCCGCTCGAGCCTTGGACAGCTCGCGCCGACGGTCTTCTTCCTGCTTCCGggcgtcgcgctgctgctgctccgcggcCTGTGACCCGGCGTAGGCAAGACGATGGAAAAACGCGAGTTCGCGGTCGCTAAGGATGCCGACGCGCGTCATGTCAAGACCGCCGGCGACAGCGTTGCCATTACCGATTCGGCGAAGTGGATCCTTGCGAGCACGCGTGGCGGCCATGGGTGTCGTCGTcgacaccgccgcagcaggggtgccccgtggcggcggcattgTTGATAGCGGCGCTTGAAGCGTGGTCGTCGCGCGTCTCGCTGTACCTCCCGCACGTGCGGTCTAGGAAAGACGGGTAAGTGGTGttgtggggaggagagaggaaaacgagTGGCGGCTTGCGACGCAGACGTGCAATGCCATGCGGACCTCTTCCCAGATAAACAGCAAAAGACAGGAGAgcacaggagagagacaaccCTCGCCAAAAGAAAACTGAGGAAAAAGCGACGCGGacacgtgggtgtgtgtgtttagGCAGCGCATTCGAGTAACGCTATGGGGAGAATCCCAACGGAGCCAGGCTAAtaagcgagagagcgagagggagggggcaagaAGTGGCTGTGATGGTGCTCGAAATTGATGTGTCATGGAGCGCGGGGGTTGCAGCGATGAAGGGAGgtagagaaggggaggggggaaggagaaaagcATGAGAACCAAGACCAGAAAGAGGTGGGAAGGGGAGTGGAGCATCGACTGCGCTCACTACTCTTTCACTCTCTACCCCTTTCCTGGTGCGCTTGTGTGAGTCCAAACACTCTTCCAccaccttcctctccccctcctccggcTCCCCTTTTCGGTTTCTATCGAGTTGACCACCGTCGCCTGGTCCTCCGGAACCGTCCCCAGCTTTCTCTCTGATGAAAGACCCACATacccacactcacacacacgttttgctattttttttttcagctGCATAGACGCATTCGCTCTCTCACACTCACAGCCTCGCTTTATTCCCCTGCAGCACACCCCCAACGAAAGAGTAAGAGAGAGGCATTcagagacacacccacacacgcacacacacacaccgcagctTCTTCCACAAAGAGGGCAAAACAAGCGAGTAGCCCAGCAAAGGTAAGAGAGGGATTTGGCGGATGGTGTGGACTGCCCCGAAGACGCGCTGGTGTAACTGCCCACGCATCATCTCCCTCATGCCCTCTTCTcacccttcctcctttctctccactGGAGTGCGCTTGGCGACTCTGGAGGGGCTgggtagggggggggcctcTCTGCTGCCCACGGAGAGACTCAATTCACTCATCAACGTACGCAATGCACGGCTGAGCCTCGTCTCTGCTACGACATGCCCAccgcgtcgccgtcctcccCGGCCGCCGTCTCTACCGCTGCAGTTCCTAGGACATTCGTGTCGGCTGGGTTGAACTTGAGGAGAAGGTCTGTCATATCTACGTGGGTGAGCATcatgcggcggcagcagaagcgctCGAGGTGGAAGGCgttcatcgcgtcctcctcggAGACGCCTTGGCTGACAAGGTCAAGGTAGAGAAGATACTTGTCGGCGATGACGTTGCCGCACGTGAAGCAGCGCACGGGAATGATCAttgtgagggagaggggaagggagagagagttaGTGGCGTAGACTCCCCACTAGCACACACATGGAAGGAACAGAGCGAAGGATTAAgtagagggagggagggagggaggaggggggggggcgcacctgcacactCAGCGCTCCACACTCTAACGTCGTGAGCGAGGTACTCGTGGCGATCCGAGGGTTttgtggaggaaggggaggagccAGACGGTGGTAGACGGCAACGGCATAACGAAGAGAAAGATAGGGTTGGGTAGTGCAGACGCAGCCACGACCATGGGCAACACagtgagggggtgggtggtggtggtggtggtgcaatGCACGATGCTTTCACTGTGCTCGTTTGTGGAGCGTACACCTGAACGCACACCTCCGCAGTTGCCTTTCAGCATAGTAGGGTGAGAGCCCCCCTGCGTGGCGTAGCCAGCCCACTTAGCACGCCCGCCTCTACCGGTGGCATccactcttcttctctgtgccgctgcttggCTGCTTGGGCTCGATACCGTTTCACTTCCGCTTATCGGACAAGGGCAGTTTGAGAATACCGCTTCGCTTCCCCTCGctagaggaggccggcgagGCTGAtgaaagcaaagaaaacaaCAGAGGCGAAAGCAAAACGGGGAAGGcggtgagaggaggggagggtgcgatgaacagagaagaggagctgtccgcctccaccacccccccTTTTGCCGTGAATATCTTGTCTTACCCACCGacctccaccccccacccaGACACATATCCACGGCCAGAGCACACCACAAGGGCCCAGGCCGGCCGACCAGCCGAGAGTCTGTACAGTAAAATCAACGGAGAAACGAGGGCATTTCGGTCCCTCAAACAGCGATGCAAGCAGAACGACACACCCTGGAAAGACAGCCAAACATGCCAATaggcagaagagaggcgccGCTCCAATGaacggcgctgcaggaggcccCGAGTAGCACGAAAACACCGAACTCAAAGAGAGACAACAACATATACAACACTGGCGCAACACATTGTCGTGGCTTCCATCAACAAGACTTTACCTGGCAGCCTATCCGCGCCCATATATACTCACACTCGCCGACGTAGTAGATAGCCCAGCCCCCGCGATAGTGTGATCTCACCAACCGGGTCAATGAGCTTCACTACCACTGGTCCTTTGCCGACCTTTCACCGCGCGTTCGACTGGAGCCACGGCCGCACGTCGATCAGCAACCCCAGCACGCCAATCACCACTTCCACAAAGACTAGCCAAATCACAATCCACTCCAGTCGCGCGCCATGCCGCTGCGAGAAGTCCTCGGCCAACATGGACAAGATTTCATTAGCTGCATCCAGCTTGTTGTCCAGAGCCTCAACGCGCTCGCTGATCTCGTACTCCTCCTTGGTTGCCTGAAATACCGGTTTCAGATACGAGTTCTCCCAGAAGAAGTCCGGCTGATCCAGCAAGTCGGATCCGCTCTTCAGCATGAGTCGGTACGACAGCACctcgccgcgcagctgcagcagacgtCGTTCTGTGAT
Coding sequences within:
- a CDS encoding putative DNA-directed RNA polymerase ii 8.2 Kd polypeptide — its product is MIIPVRCFTCGNVIADKYLLYLDLVSQGVSEEDAMNAFHLERFCCRRMMLTHVDMTDLLLKFNPADTNVLGTAAVETAAGEDGDAVGMS